One genomic segment of Lytechinus pictus isolate F3 Inbred chromosome 18, Lp3.0, whole genome shotgun sequence includes these proteins:
- the LOC129282031 gene encoding uncharacterized protein LOC129282031, protein MSSRKKTKSWTFVPERSRPPPNKRATRRQTTLRAFTFVQDWDPKISPIPPPINNASQKKQSHKKDRNQPTLSQSSSGSIHESPIAQLVRSSPGPIIVSRRIPAPGRSPFNRSHALSPSPSIASQGSSSSKSVTGSSQTLSEKTGASPSFSVPKSRRQRSESKKRPPVSTDDEAIAISPATSESGKENVDTNIASSSSVGRAAGTSRLHESDIDSDGVSDSVPSRSSTAKKHKGHVESLSETRSHGKTSKSTGSGRSRRRRGPSLTFRKKSSKGRKSLSFKDRNKSTSELDSIDATVPLDNDRTEQSHVSSASDDESQVTFPRKSPGSKMTDKKGSTTKKAQRTPHGQVSDSSDVPVESNLPSPGSVQASQSLSSSDRSRTTSSRKRRGPRLTFPRRSRTKPKNTPRDEEVSSEINLTSSLSKTSSRKRIISESSESDRNIPETVPKSPRRKSPSLTGQTSRASSSRTAKGKQSSRSTGSHRRDPGTDSISPEVSRSGGKKARTPKGKQSSRSIGTDSSGSGTDSRSDSVSRKGPRSGGKKARTPKQSSRSVGSDSSGSGTDSRADTSSHKGPRSGGSKARTPDGYPLSKKKSKSAVIPKAVGKTPDRSMSFITATPRSGHVVRHQPRTQQGERSVPVKAKGQAGPKKRAAGTESSEQGEPEEKRAKVRLYTTGARPRLVGDTTDLDILFNCLEDTAMEFRETLDAPRHRKAVTKFMEHAKNELTDMISMQHDYKLQSLSLSRTNTSIRKYRHEVLDLQRENTRLDVKIAELKKTRNTSEDTKAKTLEEIKFFISDLKNLHDNYTSKFPKDVKSVAPVAQENVEGFSSELQPALELQSTISLDNKLREWLGS, encoded by the exons CAATCCCATAAGAAAGACAGGAACCAACCAACTCTGTCCCAGTCTTCCAGTGGTTCCATTCATGAGTCCCCCATCGCTCAGCTCGTTCGGTCCAGTCCTGGACCTATCATTGTATCGCGCAGGATACCAG CTCCTGGAAGAAGCCCATTTAATCGCTCTCATGCCCTCTCACCATCGCCATCCATTGCATCGCAGGGTTCTTCATCATCTAAAAGTGTTACTGGCAGTTCACAAACATTGTCTGAAAAAACAGGTGCGAGTCCCTCTTTTTCTGTTCCAAAATCAAGGAGACAGCGAAGTGAGAGTAAAAAAAGGCCACCGGTCTCAACAGATGATGAAGCTATTGCAATATCTCCAGCAACTAGCGAGAGTGGTAAAGAAAATGTGGACACAAACATTGCAAGCAGCTCCAGTGTTGGCCGTGCTGCCGGCACTTCCCGGCTACATGAAAGTGACATTGATAGCGATGGAGTAAGCGACAGTGTGCCATCAAGGTCTTCAACGGCCAAAAAGCACAAGGGACATGTAGAAAGTCTCTCAGAGACACGAAGCCATGGTAAAACATCTAAATCGACAGGATCAGGTAGATCACGAAGGAGACGAGGGCCTAGTTTGACCTTCAGAAAGAAAAGTTCCAAAGGACGAAAAAGCCTGTCTTTTAAAGATCGAAATAAATCCACCAGTGAGCTTGATAGTATTGATGCAACTGTGCCATTGGACAATGACAGGACCGAGCAGTCTCATGTTTCATCAGCCTCAGATGATGAAAGCCAAGTGACATTTCCTAGAAAAAGCCCAGGTTCAAAAATGACTGACAAAAAGGGAAGTACCACAAAAAAGGCTCAACGCACACCTCATGGACAGGTTAGTGATTCGTCTGATGTTCCCGTTGAAAGTAATTTACCCTCGCCGGGAAGTGTCCAGGCTTCTCAAAGTCTCTCATCAAGTGATCGCAGCAGGACTACAAGCTCTCGGAAACGACGGGGACCCAGATTGACATTCCCAAGGAGAAGCAGAACAAAACCTAAGAACACGCCTCGTGATGAGGAAGTCTCTTCTGAAATAAATTTGACGTCTTCTTTATCAAAGACCAGTAGCAGAAAGAGAATAATTTCAGAGTCTTCTGAATCAGATAGAAATATTCCAGAGACAGTGCCCAAGTCTCCAAGGAGAAAATCCCCAAGCTTGACAGGTCAGACATCAAGAGCCAGTAGTTCCAGGACCGCAAAGGGGAAACAGTCTTCAAGGTCAACAGGATCTCATAGAAGAGATCCTGGAACTGATTCCATTAGTCCTGAAGTTTCTAGATCTGGAGGAAAAAAGGCCAGGACCCCAAAGGGAAAACAGTCTTCAAGGTCAATAGGTACTGATAGCAGTGGTTCAGGGACAGATTCCAGATCAGATTCTGTTAGTCGTAAAGGTCCTAGATCTGGAGGAAAGAAGGCCAGGACCCCAAAACAGTCTTCAAGGTCTGTTGGATCTGATAGCAGTGGTTCTGGGACAGATTCTAGAGCAGACACTAGTAGTCATAAAGGTCCTAGATCTGGAGGTAGTAAGGCCAGGACTCCAGATGGATATCCTCTATCCAAGAAGAAATCAAAATCTGCAGTCATACCAAAGGCAGTTGGAAAGACACCAGACAGATCTATG agCTTTATTACCGCCACCCCTCGGAGTGGTCATGTGGTTCGGCACCAGCCCAGGACCCAACAAGGTGAGAGGTCTGTACCGGTCAAAGCGAAGGGTCAGGCTGGTCCAAAGAAGAGGGCGGCAGGGACCGAGTCCTCTGAGCAAGGCGAACCGGAAGAAAAGAGAG CAAAAGTGCGATTGTACACAACTGGAGCCCGCCCTCGCCTGGTTGGAGACACCACTGATTTAGACATCTTGTTCAATTGCCTTGAAGACACTGCTATGGAATTCAG GGAAACACTAGATGCACCGCGTCACCGAAAGGCAGTCACCAAGTTCATGGAACATGCTAAAAACGAACTCACAGACATG atATCCATGCAGCACGACTACAAGCTGCAGAGTCTGAGCTTATCAAGAACGAATACATCCATCAGGAAATATCGTCACGAGGTCCTTGACTTACAGAGAGAAAACACCAG ACTTGACGTGAAGATCGCAGAGCTGAAGAAGACTCGAAACACGTCCGAGGATACAAAGGCCAAGACACTGGAAGAAATCAAGTTCTTTATCAGTGACTTGAAGAATCTCCATGACAACTACACATCGAAATTTCCAAAGGATGTCAAATCTGtg GCACCTGTTGCCCAGGAGAATGTCGAAGGCTTCTCATCTGAACTCCAGCCAGCTCTAGAACTGCAGAGCACCATATCATTGGACAACAAGCTACGAGAGTGGCTTGGCTCGTAA